GATTGTGGTGGTTTCAGATTCAACATTCATGACTAAGGTCTTGTATTACATTCACAATAGCCCACAAGCTGGTCATATGGGTTATCACAAGATATTACACAGGGCCAAACAAGATTTTTATTGGAAGGGGATGCGCAAAGATGTTAAGACATTTGTCAAAGAATGTGAAATTTGTCAAGCATGCAAGCATGAAACTCTGCATCTAGCTGGACTTTTGCAGCCATTACCTGTACCATCTTCACCATAGGCAGATATTTCCAtgaattttattgaaggattaCCTTCTTCAGGTGGCTATATTGTCATTTTTACTGTAGTGGACAGATTCACCAAGTTTggacatttcttttctttggcaCACCCTTATTCAGCAAGTAAAGTGGCTCAGGTTTTCTTTTCTGGGGTCTTCAAGCTCCATGGATTGCCAAAATCCATTGTGTCAGATAGAGATGCTATCTTTACTAGTAATTTttggaaataattatttagaTTGCAAGGCACTTCTCTCAATTTCAGTTCTGCTTATCATCCACAGTCTGATGGGCAAACTGAAGCTTTGAATAAGGTTGTTGAAGGTTATCTCAGGTGCTATACAAGTGACAAACCTAAGGAATGGAACCTGTGGCTTCCTTTGGCTGaatggtgttataacaccactTGTCACTCTTCAATTAAAATTTTCCCTTTTGAAGCGTTGTATGGATATGTACCTCTCAGATTAGTTTCTTATGTAGCAGGAACTTCTGTCAATCCTGCAGTAGATCAGCAACTAAGATCTAGAGAACAGCTTTGGGTGATGCTGAGGGAGAATATATTGAAGGCTCAAAATAGAATGAAGGATTTTGCAGATAGaagaagaactgaaagggaattTCAAGTGGGGGATTGGGTGTTTCTCAGACTACAGCCATATAGACAGAAAACTGTAGCCTTACGCCATAATCTTAAGTTGGCTCCAAGGTTCTTTGGaccttttaaaattttggagaGGATTGGGACAGTGGCCTATAGGCTTGAATTGCCTTCTTCTACAAAAATTCATCCTGTGATACATGTCTCTTGCTTGAAGAAAAAGCTTGGCCAGAATGTTATACCATTGCCTACACTACCACCTGTGGACTCTCAGGGGCAAGTTCAACCTGAACCTGAGTTGATTTTGCAAAGGAGGATGAAGAAAATCAGGAACCATGCTGTGACTGAAGTCCTGGTGAAATGGTTAGGAGCTGCTGCAGAAGATAGCACTTGGGAACTTTTGTGGAAGTTACGTGATCAATAcccacaccttgtgggcaaggtcctTTGAGAGGGAGGAGTGTCAAGTTCTTGAGGACAAGAACATTGTTAAGGAGAAGGGAATGTAAAGGGCTGAAACAAGTAGTTAATTACGGGTAAAAAGGCTGGGAAAAGATAGGAGAAAAACGGTGTGTTTTGTAATAATTGAAACTGTGCGTTTAAGTAAAGGAAAGATTATGTCATGTGGAGTGAAACAGTGAGTGTTGGGTAAGTGATACGGAGAGTTTTAATAACTGTAATAACAGTCTGAGATTAGTGTAAACGATAACGTTTTACTTCTGTAAAACATGTATAAGAACCAAAGCAACCTGTAAGCAAATTCATTCAGAAAGTTTAATAGAAAGGCAATTTTAGAGGTTGGGAGCTCCTCGAAAGCTTCTTCCAAGAATCAAGAAAGTGATTCTTGgattttcttttcatctcatTCCAGTTTGTGTTGTGATCTTGTGTGTAGTATTTGGGTAAACTGTAGAATACCCATTACAGTTTGCATGATATATCTGTGGCTACACTGACAATGAAATCCACTGTCTTTTTTACGTACACAAATGCAGAGGATCAGTGAGTCTTTTCTTCCTACATGAacatcttgttcttcatgttttgtttaatttctgCATCAACTTAATGAAAAGATATATCgaggtttttaaattaattatatattttcaatatatatatatatatatttagctaGGGTTCATAATATTGGTTGGAATATTAAAATTAGTTCTTAATTCTCATAAATTAAGGATTATTATTGCAAAATGCatggttaatatatattagcatacGAAGGGCAATTGCAATTAATATATCTATACATGCATGTCATTACCAAACGTACTGCCAATTATGTCTATATCCAAACCATCAGCTTATTGATTGTTTAATAATCAAGTTGGCTTATCTATTTGATTGTTTAATAATCAAGTTGGCTtatctattcatttttttcttcaatattgATGCTTATCTTCTTTCACATCACCCACATGCATGCTTGCTTATTGGATCACTATCATGATTTATATCAAAATATACAACAACTGATTTAGAGTCTAGCTAGCttataatatttcaaaattgtacgttcttgttcatatattttttaaatttattcctttttttataaattttttttataaatttattgttattaatgaAACTTGAccatctttttcaattgtttaaaaaaaaatgaaagattatTCTAAATTGCCGTCTATACATGATATAGCCGGCTGGACAGGACAGGATATGAGGAGTACTACTGTCTtggatatattataaattaaatgataATCGCATGATGCATGCTAGATGATGATCATGTCATGATGTAATATTCCATTTTGACCTGACTTTTCTAGCTAGCTATATGATATCAtgactatataaatatattaaatacgcgtacttaaataataataataataaagatagAGCAAAAGGAACGATCGTCGATCGATGCTAGCTAGGTAGCTAGctgtttttatgttttggaCTTTACTATATATTTGCGCAAATTGGTTTAAGATTCTCATCTCTGAGAAACTAACTTATAAACAAATAATTTTACCAATGGATGCAGAAATTATTATGTGCCACCAGATGGCATGGATGCATGAATATTGTCTTACTCCGAGATGCCACCTGCCTGCCCCTAGGTTTTGCATATATAGCTAGAGATCAAGCtcattccatttttttcttctttgatgtCAAACTTCTGATTTATGCATGCTTGTGGTCGAGATCGATCATGTCTAGGTACAGTGAAGCAACTTGTTTATTAATTTGTACTTAATACTATTCATCCGGCTGGGTTCCGGCCCGGGTTAGCAAGGATCAAACTTGGAACTGAATCGGataaaatcagttttaaaaatttagaggATTGTatccaattttttcttttttcacgtTAGAATTCACAATTGATCTAaccgattaaaaaaatatcaaattggACTATGTGATAGGAGCCGAAAGAAAGTACTTCAAATGGCCCAAAATTATCAGCCCCTTACATCATTCGGTTCAAAACAAAGGCCATCATCACTCATAATGGTACTTCTGGCACCACCCTCCTAATTTCCAACTCCATGCCAACTTTTCACACTAGATGGAGCTTTTTGATTGCTTAAAACACAGATGATGAGGTTTTCGATGTTGCTAATATGTAAAGAATTCATTTATAAGATGAGAAGAGCCTAATGAATATGTGGAAAATTGAACCTAAAGTTGCATATTGTCCTTGTGGTCTAAGTACTCCATGGCACTGTCCTTATCAGTTTGGTTCTTGTAGAAGTACTACTAGGCCTTCTCGTGCAACTTTTCAAATAAAGTTGGCCACAGATAATATTGGATTTGAAGAGCTGTAATGAAATTTACTGTTCATGCACTGTTTATATAGTGTTCACGTGATTAATGATTTTAAGGCTGTTCATCCGATAGGATTGCTAGGGTACGTGCGGTTGTTAAAGTCTCGAGGGATCAAGCAGCAGGCATGTATGCACGCCAACCCTGCATGCCTAGATGAATCGGGGAAACGGCCTCCTTATACTTCAACTAAGCGACACATAATCAGCCAACTagtatacatgcatgcatttaatTAGGCCCCACTCATGTGTGTTCTTCCTCCTTTTCAacttctcttatatatatatatatctatttagaAGGCTAGCTGATTCAAGGACACGCGTACGTACGTGTTGAAAGACGGTCAATAACCACGATAAATGTGGTTGGGCCAAATGTCATGCACGGCTCTGAGTCAGAACCACATGGAGATAGCTCTAGATTCtgcaaaaattaattattgttcCGATTCTTTTTCCTTAATTCAAAAGAGATGGCCGGTGGCCGCCGCATCCACTCCGACAGTCCATTGTTTTTATGAACTCCAGAATAAAAAAgggtttaattttgatattatcTTAGACATAATGTGAACAGAAATCTACCAATATTAAGTCCTACTTTGTTGGTACTTGATTGATGCTAGCTATATATTattgagaaaatatatatacaagtctTAAATGTACAAATCTTATACaagttctttataaaaataaataaattttatcataaaaagcatgaaaaattcattttttttattagactcaaatttttataaaagatttgtacaaaatttatatatttgatatttatacctaacattattttatattatctgtttaaataagaatattaggaaaaccatttaaaatttaattgctTCGATTTggcaatttaattaattttgacaTAGACACATATCATAATGATAATGGCGAATTAGAACAATATGAATAATggcaacaaataataataataataaatttgacaGAGTTTAATAGCTTGGTGACATATAATTCGGTTTTTCAAATAGAAAATTTAGATTCAAAACTCCCatcttgtataaaaaaaaaatataacaataataataataataataaatttgaaaatttgattaatttgaaatatcCCAAAAAAGTTTAGGTTATTTATACAAGATAATATTAGAGACGAAGTCATGATCAAGTTGAAATCTACGCAAAAAGACAACCTAGCTATCATCATTGCTCATTCAAATGTTTTCGTATGTTCCTCACACGTATATTTCAACGTATATCGCTCTCGAGGAATATGAAGGGGACCAGCTAGGGGACGGTAAGAttagaagaaaatcaaaatcCCCGCCGTGCACTTTCATAAGATCGATGATGGATTCTTACCTTTTAACAACAAAcggaaatttttttcttttcgtaattcagctacaaaaaataataaaaaaataaatcttaatacAAGTTAATGCATCAAAatcaaccaaataaaataataaataggtagaattattatttatttatatttttatattaaggtGTTTTATTGTGACCTCCACccctttttttaatctctttttaatttaatgaagttttatttatttaaggataaaaaataaattatgataaataataatatttataataatgattTATTTAAAGATTATTAGATATGAGTATATATTGCTGAATAAGTTTTAAGATATGTATATTTCgtgcactcttttttttttttaaagaacttACCATTAAAAATTAGGGCTTCTGATATGGgtcttaaattattttctattaaatattATCACGCAGAGGGAGTAATAGAAATAAAGTAAATTTgggaaatttaaaattattaaaagataaaaattaaaaattaatttcttttgaaagagaaaaacaaaaaacaaaaaactgatTTTCCATGGCTCAAAAAAATACGCACATATATCAACTTAAATATTGCAAAATAAGATAGAAAATACTAGTGTGGGTCGTGAATTTTCTTTCACTTTGATTgttcatttatttaaaatttatttattatttttttaatttaatgattagaaaaataaatattaatgtattaatgtatcttttattttttaaaaatatttaaaaaaaatataaaaaataatatttgacgtACGTGGCATGCGAACAGTAACCGTTAGCGGCAAAATAGTATAACTTAAACCAGATATTTAAAGACTGATTtgatcaaattattttattttattttatataattattataatttttttaaattttaatataaaatataataaataatttaattttttaaatttaaaataaatttaatattaaaattatattataataatattttatttaacttctaataaaaacattaaaatcaaaaaaaaatgtgtaaccaaacgattTGAAGTTCCAAAGTTGTCTTTTTCAGACAGTGTGTATTGTATCTGTAGCTGTGGGcgatattttttttccaataagaGCCCCATCACCCGGACCTAACTCATCTTCTGCTTTCCGTCCAATTCATTCTCTGCTGTCTTCCTCTGCTTCTCCATAAACCAACAAAACCCACCAAGACAAACAAACTCCTCCACCCTCCCAACAACTGTTACGCGTCCTTCTTCCAGTGCCTCATGTTGCCGCCCCACCACCGCACTCTGTATCTGTAGAATTCATTCCATTTAATACTTAAATCTTTTGGACGATCATCCTAGTTAGTCTgtgtctcttctctctctctctctctctctctctctctccgctcTGCTCTGTTTCATGGGTGCCGATTTATCTGTTTTGTTCTCAAGCCTAACCGGTCCGGATTATTCCAATGGGTCTGATGGGTATTTGTATTTGCAATCGCGACCCAGTTTGGGGGACTTACCGGAGAGCTGCGTGGCTTTGGTTCTGGGCTACTTGGACCCGCCTGAGATCTGCAAATTGGCGAGACTGAATCGTGCTTTTCGTGGGGCTTCGTGGGCAGATTTTGTGTGGGAATCGAAGTTGCCGTCGAATTATCAACTTCTTTTTCTGAAAGTGTTCGGCGAGTTGCCGGGGGATTTGGGTAAGCGAGGGATTTACGAGAGGCTTTGCCAGGCTAATACTTTCGATGGGGGTACTAAGGTATTGCTCGTTTTGCTTGTTTCCTAATCTTAGGAAGTGTATGGAGATCTTAAAATGCCCAATTGTGATCAATTGAACGGGGAATGAGATTATTTTACTTGTTATGAGTTTCTATCATATGTTTTTCTCTAGTTATTTTTGTTCGGTTTCGGAGGAAATTTATGAAAGATGAAAAACGAAAAAGAACTTGTAGAATAAGAAtcgatgttttcttttcttttatttttcttcagcTTTCTCGGTGGCCAATCATGAGATCTCGATTATTCATGTTATTCGATTTTCTTGATTTGGATGTGTTCCTGAtgtatttgtataaaaattggattttaCAGAAAGTTTGGCTGCATAAAAGTACCGGTGGTGTTTGTTTGTCCATTTCTTCAAAGGGGTTGGCAATCACTGGGATTGATGATCGAAGATATTGGAATTACATCCCAACTGAAGAATCTAGGTGAGATTTATGCGCCTTTTTTGAAGTTTATATAATGATTTCCAATGGATATAGAAAAATTGTACGTTTCTTGTCATGTATCTTTTAGATGGTACttaccacaaaaaaaaaaaaaaaaaaaaatcttttagatGGATGCTGGAAACTCCAACGTTCCGGAAATTTCCTTGCTGGAACTCATCAAAAGTAGGTTTCTTGTTATCTTTTCa
This Carya illinoinensis cultivar Pawnee chromosome 11, C.illinoinensisPawnee_v1, whole genome shotgun sequence DNA region includes the following protein-coding sequences:
- the LOC122281072 gene encoding F-box protein PP2-A12-like encodes the protein MGADLSVLFSSLTGPDYSNGSDGYLYLQSRPSLGDLPESCVALVLGYLDPPEICKLARLNRAFRGASWADFVWESKLPSNYQLLFLKVFGELPGDLGKRGIYERLCQANTFDGGTKKVWLHKSTGGVCLSISSKGLAITGIDDRRYWNYIPTEESRFGTVAYLQQIWWFEVDGGVEFPFPMGTYSLFFRLHLGKAYKRFGRRVCNTEHVHGWDIKPVQFQLWTSDGQHAASKCILSETGKWNYYHVGDFVVDNSNAPTKIKFSMTQIDCTHTKGGLCLDSVFIYPSEFRERFKRF